One genomic segment of Gossypium arboreum isolate Shixiya-1 chromosome 3, ASM2569848v2, whole genome shotgun sequence includes these proteins:
- the LOC108475059 gene encoding CASP-like protein 4D1 has translation MASKKGMAIASLVLRLFTILFAAGCIVVLILDKAPNGGDSNVTFRDVIGYKYVFATAAVAAAYCLLLLPLTMYRACTGKKLVRGPFLPALHFYGDKVVAFVLASGVGAGFLDTADLKVAYGDFLELFGEDFKDTPLEGFFNKGYVATALLAGAFLCMAILSIFSFPRRPPTDATNKGFFFR, from the exons ATGGCATCCAAGAAGGGTATGGCAATTGCTAGCCTTGTGCTTAGacttttcactattttatttgcAGCTGGCTGTATAGTGGTTCTCATACTAGACAAGGCTCCCAACGGTGGCGATTCCAATGTAACATTCAGGGATGTCATTGGCTACAAGTATGTTTTCGCCACCGCTGCTGTTGCAGCAGCCTATTGCCTATTGCTGTTACCCCTTACAATGTACCGTGCTTGTACCGGAAAGAAGCTTGTTCGTGGTCCTTTCTTGCCTGCCTTGCACTTTTATGGAGACAAG GTGGTTGCCTTTGTTTTGGCATCGGGTGTTGGTGCCGGTTTTTTGGACACTGCGGATCTGAAAGTAGCTTATGGTGATTTCTTGGAATTATTCGGGGAAGATTTCAAGGATACTCCCTTGGAAGGTTTCTTTAACAAGGGATATGTAGCGACGGCTCTTCTTGCAGGAGCATTCTTATGCATGGCTATTCTTTCAATATTTTCCTTCCCCCGCCGACCCCCCACCGACGCCACAAACAAAGGTTTCTTCTTCCGATGA
- the LOC108475060 gene encoding probable inactive ATP-dependent zinc metalloprotease FTSHI 1, chloroplastic: protein MAVNQTAALKRCRLVEPLKFKNGKPHFPLLASDPAFPTFFSPNSHFQNDINKHDTRLRIFSGTANPALGQELGKIKIKRFLDGEIYVRLQESVRGCDVFLVQPTCPLANENLMELLIMIDACRRASAKNITAVIPYFGYARANRKVSFLFLCHGWMYLLEYGTKRQGIFKETTDHLYNVATQERETTLNQLLIELDGFDTGKGVIFWAATNRRDLLDPALLRQGRFDREVHTLAFCSGVLDSLAVELKASKDFSKLYAGIIVVADTWDRSSSQLTLSNDFGSSYFS from the exons ATGGCAGTGAACCAGACGGCGGCGTTGAAG AGGTGTAGGTTGGTGGAGCCCTTGAAGTTCAAAAATGGAAAGCCTCACTTTCCTCTCCTCGCCTCTGATCCTGCGTTTCCAACCTTCTTCTCCCCTAATTCCCATTTCCAAAATGATATCAACAAACACGACACTAGGCTCCGTATATTTTCTGGCACTGCTAATCCTGCTCTTGGTCAG GAGCTTGGGAAAATCAAGATAAAGCGTTTTCTTGATGGTGAGATTTATGTTCGGTTGCAAGAGAGTGTGAGAGGGTGCGACGTGTTCCTTGTGCAACCCACTTGTCCCCTCGCCAATGAGAATCTTATGGAGCTTCTCATTATGATCGATGCTTGTCGAAGGGCTTCTGCTAAGAACATTACTGCCGTCATTCCCTATTTTGGCTATGCCAGGGCTAACAGAAAG GTCAGTTTcctatttctttgtcatggatgGATGTATTTATTGGAATATGGGACTAA ACGTCAGGGGATTTTCAAGGAAACAACAGATCACCTGTATAATGTAGCCACTCAGGAGCGGGAAACTACTTTGAATCAGCTACTAATAGAACTTGATGGGTTTGATACTGGCAAAGGTGTTATATTTTGGGCTGCTACAAATCGTAGAGATTTGTTAGATCCTGCACTTCTCAGGCAAGGTCGTTTTGATCGTGAG GTGCATACTTTGGCTTTCTGTTCCGGTGTTTTGGATTCTCTGGCGGTTGAATTGAAAGCATCAAAGGACTTCTCTAAGTTATATGCAGGCATT ATTGTTGTTGCTGACACTTGGGACAGATCAAGTTCTCAGCTCACACTATCTAATGACTTTGGTAGTTCTTATTTCTCCTAG